From the Streptomyces syringium genome, one window contains:
- a CDS encoding alpha/beta hydrolase has product MSRPLRAGALLCAVLLTGVVTGCDGGGADRAEAASASAGQRLDWKTCPAPSTSQGTGKAPGPDWECATLRAPLDYGRPDRGSLGIAMIRAKATDRARRIGSLVFNFGGPGGSGVASLPAFADDYKTLRTRYDLVSFDPRGVGRSDGVTCLGDKDLDVYYAADGTPDGKDEEKALVERVGRYASGCEKNSGKILPHVGTQNAARDMDLMRQVLGDDKLHYFGVSYGTELGGVYAHLFPKKVGRAVLDAVVDPSDDPVQGALGQAKGFQLALGNYMDACAVTSDNCPTEDQITDLLKRLDSDPVPAGDTRELTESLATGGIAQALYSKDFWDYLTEGVEDAENGDGKLLLALGDSMNGRGEDGRYSSLQASLAAVNCADFAQRYTAAEIEEKVPEFRKASPVFGEFMAWSLTQCTGWPAKGTWQNPDVSAKGSAPVLVVGNTGDPATPYEGAHEMARELGPGVGVEMTFRGQGHGAYDSGNACVTRVVDAYLLDGTVPTSGTVCS; this is encoded by the coding sequence GTGTCCAGACCGCTGAGGGCCGGCGCCCTGCTCTGCGCGGTACTCCTGACGGGCGTGGTGACCGGCTGCGACGGCGGCGGCGCCGACCGTGCGGAAGCCGCGTCCGCGTCGGCCGGGCAGCGGCTGGACTGGAAGACCTGCCCGGCGCCCAGCACCAGCCAGGGCACCGGCAAGGCGCCGGGCCCCGACTGGGAGTGCGCGACGCTGCGCGCTCCCCTGGACTACGGCCGCCCCGACAGGGGCAGCCTCGGCATCGCCATGATCCGCGCCAAGGCCACCGACCGGGCCCGCCGCATCGGCTCGCTCGTCTTCAACTTCGGCGGCCCCGGCGGCTCCGGCGTCGCCTCCCTCCCGGCCTTCGCCGACGACTACAAGACGCTGCGCACCCGCTACGACCTGGTGAGCTTCGACCCGCGCGGCGTCGGCCGCAGCGACGGGGTGACCTGCCTGGGCGACAAGGACCTCGACGTCTACTACGCGGCCGACGGCACACCCGACGGCAAGGACGAGGAAAAGGCCCTGGTGGAACGGGTCGGGAGATACGCCTCCGGCTGCGAGAAGAACTCCGGGAAGATCCTGCCGCACGTCGGGACGCAGAACGCGGCCCGCGACATGGACCTGATGCGCCAGGTGCTCGGCGACGACAAGCTGCACTACTTCGGCGTCTCGTACGGGACCGAACTGGGCGGGGTCTACGCCCACTTGTTCCCCAAGAAGGTCGGCCGGGCCGTCCTCGACGCCGTCGTGGATCCGTCCGACGACCCCGTGCAGGGCGCCCTCGGCCAGGCCAAGGGCTTCCAGCTGGCCCTCGGCAACTACATGGACGCCTGCGCGGTGACCTCCGACAACTGCCCCACCGAGGACCAGATCACCGATCTGCTCAAGCGCCTGGACAGCGATCCGGTGCCCGCCGGGGACACCCGCGAGCTGACCGAGTCCCTCGCCACCGGCGGCATCGCCCAGGCGCTGTACTCCAAGGACTTCTGGGACTACCTCACCGAAGGCGTCGAGGACGCCGAGAACGGCGACGGCAAACTCCTGCTCGCCCTCGGTGACTCCATGAACGGCCGGGGCGAGGACGGCCGCTACAGCTCGCTCCAGGCCTCCCTCGCCGCCGTCAACTGCGCCGACTTCGCGCAGCGCTACACGGCCGCCGAGATCGAGGAGAAGGTGCCCGAGTTCCGCAAGGCGTCCCCGGTCTTCGGGGAGTTCATGGCCTGGAGCCTCACCCAGTGCACCGGCTGGCCCGCCAAGGGGACCTGGCAGAACCCCGACGTGAGCGCCAAGGGCTCCGCGCCCGTCCTCGTCGTCGGCAACACCGGCGACCCGGCCACGCCGTACGAGGGGGCACACGAGATGGCGCGCGAACTGGGCCCGGGCGTCGGCGTGGAGATGACCTTCCGCGGCCAGGGGCACGGCGCCTACGACAGCGGCAACGCGTGCGTCACGAGGGTGGTCGACGCGTATCTGCTGGACGGCACGGTGCCCACGTCCGGCACGGTCTGCTCATAG
- a CDS encoding ABC transporter permease yields the protein MAFLLLPLAGILARTPWGTLPSRLGSHEVTEALGLSLLVSGWALLLSLALGVPLAWLLARVNFPGKAAVRCLVMLPMVLPPTVAGVALLQGFGRRGILGPWLESWFGVTLPFSTAGAVLASAFVSMPFLVISLEGALAGLHPRYEETATSLGAAPLRVFRTITLPMVGPGLIAGAALCWARALGEFGATITFAGNLPGTTQTLPLQVYLLLQEDPEGATAVSLLLLAIATAVLLALRGRWLTPGRDDTGPAAGVPEPTAPNEPQATAPAPAGPADGPRPLRATVTGATTADLDAPAGTTIAVVGPNGAGKTTLLRALLGLTPRATAAALTLGGTDVSDVPAHRRRIAWVPQDGALFPHLTALANTAYGLRAQGVPKNEARREARRWLDRLGVGQLAHRKPGMLSGGQAQRVALARALAARPRLLLLDEPLASLDPSTRAHVRHTLRTHLADFPGVCLMVTHDPVEAVSLADRILVLEDGRTVQYASPAELTRHPRSPWVARMLGRNAWPGKSTGGPTLLLDGGANLVVADPVPGEATVGLAVVGPEAVSLHTARPTGSPRNVWRGTVREITAQGGRLRVLVDGEPDVVAEITPSAAADLSLAEGVPVWVSVKATEVTFVAL from the coding sequence ATGGCCTTTCTGCTGCTGCCCCTGGCGGGCATTCTCGCCCGTACCCCTTGGGGCACCCTCCCCTCCCGCCTCGGATCGCACGAGGTCACCGAGGCGCTCGGGCTCTCGCTGCTCGTCTCCGGCTGGGCGCTGCTGCTCTCGCTGGCGCTCGGCGTGCCGCTCGCGTGGCTGCTGGCCCGGGTGAACTTCCCCGGCAAGGCGGCGGTGCGGTGCCTGGTGATGCTGCCGATGGTGCTGCCGCCGACGGTCGCCGGTGTCGCGCTGCTCCAGGGGTTCGGGCGGCGGGGGATCCTCGGGCCGTGGCTGGAGTCCTGGTTCGGCGTCACCCTGCCGTTCTCCACGGCGGGGGCCGTGCTGGCGTCGGCGTTCGTGTCGATGCCGTTCCTCGTGATCAGCCTGGAGGGGGCGCTCGCGGGGCTCCACCCGCGCTACGAGGAGACCGCGACATCACTCGGCGCCGCCCCCTTGCGGGTGTTCCGCACGATCACCCTGCCCATGGTCGGGCCGGGACTGATCGCGGGCGCCGCCCTGTGCTGGGCCCGCGCCCTCGGCGAGTTCGGTGCGACGATCACCTTCGCGGGCAATCTGCCGGGGACGACGCAGACCCTCCCGCTCCAGGTCTATCTGCTGCTGCAGGAGGACCCCGAGGGGGCGACGGCGGTCTCGCTGCTCCTGCTGGCCATCGCCACGGCCGTCCTGCTGGCACTGCGCGGGCGCTGGCTGACGCCCGGACGGGACGACACAGGGCCGGCGGCCGGTGTCCCCGAGCCCACAGCACCGAATGAGCCGCAGGCAACCGCGCCCGCACCGGCGGGCCCGGCGGACGGGCCACGGCCCCTGCGCGCCACCGTGACCGGCGCGACCACCGCGGACCTCGACGCGCCCGCCGGCACCACCATCGCCGTCGTCGGCCCCAACGGCGCCGGCAAGACCACGCTCCTGCGGGCCCTCCTCGGCCTCACCCCCCGCGCCACCGCGGCCGCCTTGACCCTCGGCGGGACGGACGTGTCCGACGTCCCCGCGCACCGGCGCCGCATCGCCTGGGTCCCCCAGGACGGCGCCCTCTTCCCGCATCTGACCGCTCTCGCCAACACCGCCTACGGTCTGCGCGCCCAGGGCGTGCCCAAGAACGAGGCGCGCCGCGAGGCGCGGCGCTGGCTCGACCGGCTGGGCGTCGGACAGCTCGCCCACCGCAAGCCCGGCATGCTCAGCGGCGGCCAGGCGCAGCGAGTGGCATTGGCGCGCGCCCTTGCCGCGCGCCCCCGACTGCTGCTGCTCGACGAGCCGCTGGCCTCGCTCGACCCGTCGACGCGGGCCCATGTCCGGCACACCCTGCGCACCCACCTCGCGGACTTCCCCGGCGTCTGCCTGATGGTCACCCACGACCCGGTGGAGGCCGTGTCGCTCGCCGACCGGATCCTCGTGCTGGAAGACGGCCGGACCGTCCAGTACGCGTCACCGGCCGAGCTGACCCGGCACCCCCGCTCCCCCTGGGTGGCCCGCATGCTCGGGCGCAACGCCTGGCCGGGCAAGTCCACGGGCGGGCCGACGCTGCTGCTCGACGGCGGCGCGAACCTGGTCGTCGCGGACCCGGTGCCCGGGGAGGCCACCGTCGGGCTGGCCGTCGTGGGTCCCGAGGCGGTGTCCCTGCACACCGCCCGGCCCACCGGCAGCCCCCGTAACGTCTGGCGGGGCACGGTCCGGGAGATCACCGCGCAGGGCGGCCGGCTGCGCGTCCTGGTGGACGGCGAGCCGGACGTGGTCGCCGAGATCACCCCGTCCGCCGCCGCCGACCTGTCGTTGGCCGAAGGCGTGCCGGTGTGGGTGAGCGTCAAGGCGACCGAGGTCACGTTCGTCGCACTGTGA
- the modA gene encoding molybdate ABC transporter substrate-binding protein yields the protein MHRSFVRRAALPVLAGALLVPLVTACGSGDKNNDKGNGEKKPATLTVLAAASLTDVFKKAGAAYEKGHPGTRVRFSFAGSQELAAQVRQGVPADALVTADTKTMDGLKADTGAPTVIAKNRLTIATAKGNPKNVKGLADLAKSDLKVVLAAPEVPVGRYSRKVLDQQHVTVKPVSEEPNVRAVLSKVTLGEADAGIVYLTDAASAKDKITTVTVPDAQNAVASYPAATLKGSKSAGQAGDFVKWLASDEAQKLLRAAGFQQP from the coding sequence ATGCACCGCAGTTTCGTACGCCGCGCCGCCCTGCCCGTTCTGGCCGGTGCACTGCTCGTCCCTCTGGTCACCGCCTGCGGCAGCGGCGACAAGAACAACGACAAGGGCAACGGCGAGAAGAAGCCGGCCACGCTGACCGTGCTCGCCGCCGCCTCCCTCACCGATGTCTTCAAGAAGGCCGGGGCCGCATACGAGAAGGGGCACCCGGGCACGAGGGTGCGGTTCTCCTTCGCCGGGTCCCAGGAGCTGGCGGCGCAGGTGCGCCAGGGCGTGCCCGCCGACGCGCTCGTCACCGCCGACACCAAGACCATGGACGGTCTCAAGGCCGACACCGGCGCCCCCACCGTCATCGCGAAGAACCGGCTCACGATCGCCACCGCCAAGGGCAACCCGAAGAACGTCAAGGGGCTCGCGGACCTCGCCAAGAGCGATCTCAAGGTCGTCCTGGCCGCTCCCGAGGTGCCCGTGGGCCGCTACAGCCGCAAGGTCCTCGACCAGCAGCACGTCACGGTGAAGCCGGTCTCCGAGGAGCCGAACGTCCGGGCGGTGCTCAGCAAGGTCACGCTCGGCGAGGCCGACGCCGGGATCGTGTACCTCACCGACGCGGCCTCGGCCAAGGACAAGATCACCACCGTCACCGTCCCCGACGCGCAGAACGCGGTCGCCTCCTACCCCGCCGCCACCCTCAAGGGCTCCAAGAGCGCCGGGCAGGCCGGTGACTTCGTGAAGTGGCTGGCCTCGGACGAGGCACAGAAGCTGCTGCGGGCAGCGGGATTCCAGCAACCGTGA
- a CDS encoding TOBE domain-containing protein, translating to MRSYTIGRAARLLGVSSDTVRRWADAGRIPTRRDDAGKRIIDGPDLAAFSVALAAEAQTHSAEGDDGTYTTARNAFPGIITAVKLGDVAAQVEVQAGPHRLVSLLTREAVEELGLVVGMEAVARVKATNVHIDRV from the coding sequence ATGCGGTCATACACCATCGGGCGGGCGGCCCGGCTCCTCGGCGTCAGTTCCGATACCGTCCGGCGCTGGGCCGACGCCGGGCGGATTCCCACCCGGAGGGACGACGCGGGCAAGCGGATCATCGACGGCCCCGACCTCGCCGCCTTCTCCGTCGCGCTCGCCGCCGAAGCGCAAACGCACAGCGCCGAGGGCGACGACGGGACGTACACCACCGCCCGTAACGCCTTTCCCGGCATCATCACCGCCGTCAAGCTCGGCGACGTCGCCGCGCAGGTCGAGGTCCAGGCCGGACCGCACCGCCTCGTCTCGCTCCTGACGCGCGAGGCCGTGGAGGAGCTGGGGCTCGTCGTCGGCATGGAGGCCGTGGCCAGGGTGAAGGCCACCAATGTGCACATCGACCGCGTCTGA